The following nucleotide sequence is from Halorussus caseinilyticus.
GTATCCAGAGTCGCCCACGGGAGATACTGGAAGGCTTCGAGACTGTAGTACGTTCTGGTTTGGGTCCGTTACCCAATGGAGCGGTCAGTCCTCGGTCGGCGGTTCGAGCGGTACGCGCTCGACTTCGACCCGCTCGGACGAGAGAACGTCGCTACCGCGTGTTTCGGCCGCCGCCGCGTGGAAGGCGTCGAAGGGGGTCATGCCGTCGTCGTAGTACTTGGTGGCTTTCAGGACGACCTGTTTCTCTCGCTCGCCCCCGGTCTCGCGGCCGGGGAGCAAGACGACGCCGAAATCGACCCCCGGTACGGCTATCCGGTCCCGGACGCCGGGAAGATTCCCGCCGACCTGCGACCCGACCACGAAGTCGCCCTCGAAATCACGCCGCCCGACCCGCAAGCGGGGACCCCGCCGTCGTTCTTCTTCGAACCCACCGGTCTCCGGGTCGAAGCGGGCGACATCGTTCAGTTCACCTTCGACACGCCGGACCACACCGTCACGGCGTACCATCCCGCCAACGGCTTCCAGCGGCGAGTCCCCGAGAACGTCCCGCCGTTCTCGTCGCCGGTGGTCAACGTCGGGGGCGCGTGGCTCTACCGATTCGACCGCGAAGGGGTGTACGACGCCTACTGCGGGCCACACCACGTCTTCGGCATGGTGATGCGACTCGTCGTCGGCGAACTCGGCGAGGATGCCGTCCCCGAGTACGAAGCCACGTTCGAAGGCTCCGAGGACCCGCCGGTGTTAGCCCCCTACAGTCGGGAGATGCTCGAAGGAGAACTCGACGGGTTCAGCGACCGAAACGAGGGTACCGAGTGGGTGTGGCTGACGCCCGCGGAAGTCCTCGACGCCGACGCACTCGACCCGACCCGGATTCAGGAGGCAGGCACTGTCCCGTTCGGTGCGGTTCGTGACGAACTCGGAGGCGACGACAATCAGACGACGACTTCGTAGGCCGTTTCGCGGGCCGTCCTATTTCGCGGCTCTCAGACCGTGTACTCGGATTCCTCGAACTGGACGTACTTGCCCTTCTTGTACTTGCGCTTTACCGTCTTGTACTTCGTGACGATTTTCGCGCCGGTGAGACCCGACGATAGCTTGTACTTCCGGAGTCGGCCCTCGCTCTCGTCGGCCAGAATGTCGCTCGCGGCCGAGAACGTCTTGTCCCAGTCGTCGGGACCGTAGTCGGCCACGATGTCGGCGAACGTGACGTTCCGGGTAATCTCCTCGCCGATGGCGTCTTTCCATCGGTCGTTGTACCCCGACAGGCGGCCCTTCCCGGCGAGTTCGCCCGCAATCCTCCCCGTCCGGACCGCGACGTGATAGCCGCCCTCGTGGAACGCCGAGGTGGTGCCCATCGCGCCGCCAGCGACGGCGATGTTCGCGGCGGTCGGCGAGTCGATGGGTCGCGTCGAGGAGATTGGGTAGGTCTCGGTACCCGCACTCTTCCCTCGGTCTTCGACCAGCGGGAAGTCGCTCACGTCGTACTCGTCGCCGAACTCGCGTTCGAGCAGGCGCTCTACGTACTCCGCGGGCCGGGGAACCGCGTCGTCGTCTGCCCGCAGGAGGTCGTAGTCGCCGGGACGGTCCACATCTTGGAGGTCCATCCCGATGGGCATCGTCAGGCCGACGCGGGCGACGGTCCCGTCGTTGGGGAAAATCCACGGATAGGCCGTCTCGCCGGGCATCACGCCCCACCAGAACTTGAGCGAACTCGGGTCGAACAGCTCTTCGGGGAACCGTCGGTACTCCTGATACGCGATGTGGTTCGCCTCGTTCGGGGCCATCACCTCGGAGATACGGCGGTCCGCGGGCGAGAATCGGTCGAGGACTCGCATCGTGACCTGTCGCTGTGGCCCGT
It contains:
- a CDS encoding NAD(P)/FAD-dependent oxidoreductase, translated to MKRVDVAIVGGGPAGTSAARAAAEQGADALLVEKGVPRADREELGPDSTDAAGMLDYWVDIMGIPFEKIPDRVVLRELERTEFFGPSEACVMESTGIESSYDGFGFTFHRTRMDDWLRDRAERAGAEYRVGLGVTDVETDLTGTPTHTLHLSDGEEVEAEYLVLADGPQRQVTMRVLDRFSPADRRISEVMAPNEANHIAYQEYRRFPEELFDPSSLKFWWGVMPGETAYPWIFPNDGTVARVGLTMPIGMDLQDVDRPGDYDLLRADDDAVPRPAEYVERLLEREFGDEYDVSDFPLVEDRGKSAGTETYPISSTRPIDSPTAANIAVAGGAMGTTSAFHEGGYHVAVRTGRIAGELAGKGRLSGYNDRWKDAIGEEITRNVTFADIVADYGPDDWDKTFSAASDILADESEGRLRKYKLSSGLTGAKIVTKYKTVKRKYKKGKYVQFEESEYTV
- a CDS encoding cupredoxin domain-containing protein, producing the protein MTPPDPQAGTPPSFFFEPTGLRVEAGDIVQFTFDTPDHTVTAYHPANGFQRRVPENVPPFSSPVVNVGGAWLYRFDREGVYDAYCGPHHVFGMVMRLVVGELGEDAVPEYEATFEGSEDPPVLAPYSREMLEGELDGFSDRNEGTEWVWLTPAEVLDADALDPTRIQEAGTVPFGAVRDELGGDDNQTTTS